Part of the Sylvia atricapilla isolate bSylAtr1 chromosome 1, bSylAtr1.pri, whole genome shotgun sequence genome, AGGGGAACAGGGCAAGGGGGAATGGGAAGTGAGGCAGGAAGGAGGTGGGATGTGGGGAAAAAGGATCAGGAGAGGGGGAACGAGGAAGGCACGGAGGGACGAAGGGCAGAGGGGACGGAGGGTGGGAgtgagggacaggagggagggaaaggcgCCCACCTGCCCCGCTCTCTGACGGGGGATATCCGAGCACCGCCACAGCTCTGAGGGGCAGGGAGAAACTGTGAGAGGTGGGAGAAGCTGTGAGGGGTGGGAGAAGCTCTGAGGGATGGGCAGAAGGCCCCTTCTCTGcgctctgcagctctgtgccctgggtcTGTGTGTCGCTGGGGCTCACCAGGCAGGGTAGTGGTGGCAGCTGTGGCAAAACTGTGCTGTGTGCCatgtccagctctgcccagtgccatgtccagttcTTCGCTCCTCATGGCCAGAGAGAGttggagatgctggagcaggtccagcagaggctgtgagAATGATGAGGGCACTGGATCATCTCTCTCACCAGgcaaggctgcaggagctgaggctgttcagcctcaagaagagACACAGCTGACACAGGGGACCTCATCCCTGTGTATATGATGCCTTAGGAttgaattttatctttttcatgTCCTCTACTGTTTAGTGTGGATTTAGAACTCCACAgcctttcagctgctgttcccaCATTTTATTCAGACAAAACATTTCCTCTCTAGGCCTGAAACTCAAAGACACCTCACTGTCTCAGGCCCTGAAAAGTATAAATTAAAGTGTGTTGGGGCGTTAGCACACTGGGGAAATATGACTTCATTCCCTGAAACTGTTATTGGAGGAATAACACCTGATATGAAAAAAGACCAAACCTATAACTATGAAAAACTTCTGACCATCGTCCATCTCAGAGGCTTCTTCCTGCCCCAGGTGTGTCTATTGGAGGCTTTGAATAAATCCCTGCTTTTATTTGTGTCATCATGTCTGGTGTCTGTTCCAGGCAGCCACTCCAAGACATCAGTAAGTAAGAAAGAGACCCAGCACCTCCTTTATAGCTCAGTGATATTGCCCTTTGCAAAGTTATATAAATTCTAATcgcaataaaaataatgtaaccTCACTAGATATTCCTAGATGGAACAGATAGAATTATATATGTAGAATTTCTGCAAGAATTCACAAAAATTGGCACACGTTAACCTTAACCTAGGGTTGGTCCAGCAAGGAGGTAGTAAAATTGTGTATGTACCTAATTGgctaaaaaaagaattaaaatgtaCTAGTTagagaacacacacacacaggactCACGAAAGCAGTGAttctgctgttgttgctgctgcttggaCTGCTACTGATAAGACACTCACAGGACACAGAGAACTGaggcctctgctgctgctgtggctgctgcttttgcttggGACTGAGACTTTCTGTTACCAGCCTACTGCACACTGCTGTGGACTCTCATGGCTTTGCCTTATGAGACTGATTAAATGAAGCAATAAAGGCCAACAAAGGTTCAGGTATCTCCTGGTGTTGGTGGATCCCTTTTTTGGGGTCCAGatcttctcctgcagcaccaccaaCGCAGGGGAAGTCACCCAGGCACTCCCCAAGGAGATCACCCCCAGGCTCGGGGTGCCCACAGGGATGTCATCTGATGGGGGACCCCATTTGGTGTGTGAGGTGTGACAGCAACTGAGTGAGCAGtggggagtggggctgggggccactggggggacatgggacagtggGATTTGGGTCCTGGGGTGTGAGAAAtaagagagagaacagaaagtTTCAGTTCCCCTGAAGGTGCTGGGTAGGGCTGACTGGCAAAAAACCATGAGAGGATGTAATAGCGCAGACACAGCAAGGCTGTTGCAGTGCATGTTTTCCCTGATGGTCTGCACTTGGGTTCCCATGTCCCCCATGTAAATGGCTCAGCTCTAAGGTTATTCCCTCCCCTTCTCCATCCATCAAGCTGACCCTGCCCCTTCTTCTAGAGTTCTCTATGTCAATCCCTAGTTGCTCCACCCCCACGCTTGTCAGTCAATGCATACTCTTTCCCTCTGTTCTAGCAAGTTCCATGTTCTTTGACACCCTCTTGGTCCCCCCCCAAATTGTATCCTTCCCTTGCATTCCCCTGTTGGTCTAGGTTTTGTGAACCCCTCCCTATGTTTATCCCCGGTTAAGTCTTGATCGGTTACAGTTTGTATCCACCCCTTGTTCCACAATGTCCTGGAGTGACTATGATGCATGTATCCCCAATCATCcgttctgtgtgtgctgtatgttgtgttctgcACCTATAAAACTGGTTTTGAGagtgaagcagagaaaggagacGCACATAGttggttttgaaaaacagtgttcactcctctgcatttttttcttcttcttccttgggACGGTGTGTTCGTGTGTCGTTTTTCCTTACTTTTAtttagtttagctagctgaagCAAAAAAACTTCCTAGActgttttccccctttttttcttaggactgtttaaatctgctctggactaaaaaacccagaggaaaacCAAGATCTCGTGGCCGTGGCCCACTGGGCCTGGACTTCAGCATTTTCCCGTGCCAAAGGGACTGGGACAGATAAGACACTGAGTGAGCTGAGCTAACCCACGGCAAAGACCtctctcagttttgccatctctcttcagagtggcgagaggttttattgtttcttattATTCATTCCgtatgcttgtgggcattttttttgttaaacaaatagttttttccacttttctccaaaaaagttctttttccCAAACTGGCTGGAAAGTGGGGCCATTAGAATTTTCTCTCCAGAAGAACCCCATTtggaagtttcctcccaaatttgccctaaaccaagacacatCCTCACTTAAAAAGGCAGATTCCCCTTTGCTTGGGGCTCTCTCCCTCTGGACCCTTCAACTGCAATAAACTTCTGTGGTTGGAACCTGAGAGAGAGAGCCTCCTCCTTATCCTTTGCCTACTCCAGGATGTTGCCTGACACTGTTCTCTAGAGCTGGTGGCTCTAAGGTTCTGCCTGTGGCAAGGCTAACCCCAAAGCAGTTCCCTTCTCCTGGCACAGCGCTAGTGTGCCCCTGGGAGCCAACTGGGGCACTGGTGAAACAAGGTACATGTCACAGGGCAAAGGTACCTGGAACCTGTggacaaagaaataaagaaaactccagagactttttttttttttttttttcacaatttctgtaacacagaaggagcagcagctgccaaaagCAAAAGTTCAAGGCAAGGTCATCTGGGATACTGGGGCACTCAGTGAAAATCACACCCGGAAAACCCCTATTTATGACTCCCCaggataataaaaattatttcttgaaaGAGGCAGAGCCATGCAaattatttacaggaaaaggaCTGGTTTTGTATTAGGTAAGAAGCTCATTTTAATGAATATGTATAAATAGGATGGATAAATACCCCATGGCAAAGTCCCCTTGAGCTGTAGGACCAGGAGAGATCCACTGTAAAGAGAGCTGATCAAGAATTCCGGCTTTGTGATCCCTCCAGTTCTGTCAGGAAGTTCACTCCAGTCCATTTTGGTATCAtgggctgaggggacactggggacatttgGCGGGGGGGATGATACGAGATTGGTGGGTTGGGATTGTGCTCCTGGAAGGACACTGTGGGAGTCACAGGACTGGGATTGGGTCATGAGGTGCTCGGGGGAAAGTGAGGGGGGACACTGGATGGTGGGAGTGGGATTGGGGTCATGAGGGAACTGGGAGACACTGGGGGTAGGGGGTTGTGCCTGGATTTGGATTGAGGTCCTGGAGCGACAGTGAAAGAATTGGGTGGTGGGGTCTGGGGACGGGCCTAGGGGGACACTGCGGGGCTCATGAGTGACCTCAGGATTTGGGTAGGGATTTTGGTGGAGCTGAAGGGATTTGCAATCATGGGAGTAGGATTGGGAATCTGGGAGGACCAGTAGGACATGGGATTGTGGGATTGGGGTCCCTagtggagtgggaaatgttGGGAAGGCCTAAGTAACCCCAGGACTGGGGATCAGGGAGCCCAGACATGTCCAGGGGTCTCCTGGCCAGGAGtacctcccttccctctgggtTGACCCCAATCCCCTCCCCAGACCCTCACTGATGAACCCTTCCCTGCACCACTCACTGtttcctctgtgtcccctctgtgtcccccagtgtcccacaCTGCTCTTGCTGGCCTCTCTCATCCATGGCCCCCCTGGCACACACCCTGGTACTGCTGGCAATGGTCATGGCCACCACAACCAACAAGGTGAAGTTCCTGGGCATGCCCCAGGGCTCCTCCATTGGCAATGGTGGGGGCTGCCGACACGCCATGACCGAGCTGTTGCCGGCCCTCAAACACTTGGAGTTCCAGCAGAACCCTCTGTTCGCCCGGGTCTGGGTGAAGGCTGCAGCTGAGTGGCAGAGGAGGGGGGCCCCTGTGACCCCTCTGCCCTCAGAGCAGGCCATCGCCCTCATGGCCTACACAATGAAGGACATGTACAATGAGTTCAACAATGCTGTGCACATGGTTGGGCGCTCCCGCCAGGAATACCGGGACAACTTCCACTTCAAAGCGCTGCATTTCCTGCTGACCCAGGCCGTATCCACGCTGAGGGATGCTGAGAAAGGGCTGTGTATGCAGTCTTTCCGGAAGGTGTGCGGGGTCCCGTTCAAGGCAAAACTTGGTGACACCATCCATTTTGGTGAATTAGTAGCAATATCGATAAACGAAACAACTAGGAGGTGCCCCTGGAAGCAGACATTTTTCCAGGTGTACACATGCCAGAGTGTGAAAATAGGTTTATTCTCTCACAATTCATTGAACTGTGAGATACTGATCCCACCTTTCGAGACCCTTGAGGTCACCCAAGTCACTGAGACAGAGGACGAGACAGTGATCCAGCTCCGCTCCACTGGGACCTCCAGCAACGACGACTGTGTGTGGCTGCCAGGTGACACAACAGGGGACAGCCCGGGTGGAAGGGGAAACCCTCTCTGGGTATCCGGACACCCACGACAGGATGCAGGGGACACAATGACACTCACTGTGGTTGGGGGACGGGAGCACTCACTGAGAGTGTGGGAACAGGGACACcccgtgctggggacacccatTGAGGGCATGGGGACTGGAGCAACCATGACAGGGCAAAGGGATGGGGACCCTCACATTTGGAAGAGGACAGAGACAGCCCTACCATGggaggaacagggacagggacagggacagtccCTGTTCCAACCCTGTCCCTCCTCACCAAAATCAGTGTTGTGGGGACAGGCTCTGTGTGCTGGACATGGGTGGGCTGGGACCCCCCATGTCACTCCCTGAACCCCTGGCACTCCCTGTCACCCCCTGTCACCTCCATGACACCCCCTGACTCCCCCAACCTTTGTCACCCCTAAGCCCACCATGACCCCCCTGACCTCCCTGGCCCCTGTATCCCCCCATGTCCTGCCAGCACCCTGTCACCTCATTTCCCCCATCTCTTCTGTCACCTCTAACCCCCTATTATGGCCATCCCTGACCCACTCACTCCCCCTGATGCCCCGTCATGGTCCCCCTGAccctcctctttttctgcagaTGGGAGTGTCTCCCTGGCTCCCTTCCATCTCGGACGACTTCTCCtggccaccactgccctggctgtggcCACAAGGATTCTCTGAGCCACAAGACCATCAGTGTCACCGAGGGCACTGCAGTCACTGTAGCCACCAAGGCCATTGGGAGAAACAATTCTAttaaaaactcaaacaaaacaCTTCTATTATAGAATTTTGACACAGCCAGCAAAAGAGACAATTCTTGAGCAGGGCTCCAGGTCACTCCCCACACCAACACTCCTGGGAAAGTCTCTTTCTCTCAACCTCATGCAGGATCCCTGGGGAGCCTCCCCTTCCTGAGGGAGGAACCTCACACACATTTCACTCCAAGCAGGAATATGGGAGAGGAATCTCTGTCTGAGAGGGGACTGGACATGGCCAGGGTCAGCTGatggatggccaggcccagctctggggcttcACCCTCAGTTGTCAATTTGTGCTTAGTGATTTGGGCTGCTTTTAGCCCAACTCAGCACCAAAATCAGCACAGGACCCCTCTCCATGCAGCCCCAATGGCCACAAACGGGGCATTGTCCCTTGGCCACATTGCAGGCAGAGTATCCTGCCACCTCCTGCACTTCAGGGGGACCTGAAAGCCTGGAAATTGGGAGGTTCCAGAGGGCAAAGGCAGGTCCATGGTCCCCTGGGGAGGGACAGTCCCCAGAGCCATCCCCAGCTGGAAGGAACCTGTGGGTTTCTTATGATTTTTTCTGTTACAGCTGTGATTAAATGCTCACGAGACGGTATTTGTTCTCGGACTCATATGttaattaattcttatctatcATACAGTGTAATAATACATCTTGGAAGCAGGACTCAAAGTACCACTGAACTCATTACAGAAGTAGATGTGCTACAGGGCTACAGGCCCTGGCAAGTCAAGGCAAattctgaaagaggaaaagatcaGGGTATATATATGTACGCAAAACAGTACAGGCCTGTATAAAATACCTGCAAAAAGTATGTACTAGCCCATAGTTCTGCAATGTTACTTGAGACATAGATATTGTTGTTACACTTGACAGTTATATAAACCAGGAGCGTGTTCAATAAAATCTGCTTCATGTCGCAAACCATGGGGACCCCATACCTTCAATCACTGTCCAGTTGGTGCCCCGTGTGAGGTTAGTGATGTCCCTCCAGCTGAGAGGCTGTGGGTGAGCCCTGCAGGACCAAGTGCCccaaaaaggaaggaggaagccAGGCAGTGACAATGAAATCGCTCTGGAAAGGAGGTGAGCTGTAGGGGACGACGGGGCAAGGGATGTCTGCCCAGAAAAGAGATGTTTTTGAGTTTATGACCAAGCTGTTACATCAGCATGGCAAATCCTTACCTTTGCACTACTCGAAAGCTCTGTTTAAATGGACAGCAGTTAAGCTACCTGGAGTTACTGAGTCTACAATCTTTATGACAGATCTGTTGAACAAAGTGAGAGTGAAACGGTGAGATTGTGCAACGAAGGGGAACAGAAAGGTTGCAGAAATGCTCCCCTCCTGACGGGTGATATTTGAGGTCCTGATAGCCCAAAGTAATGCCCACGCCAAAGATAAAGGGGATGCCTTCTGCCTTCCCTTTGTGGCAGAGCCTCAGAATTCTTTCTGCTCAGGAAAGACTGTGTCCCTCTCTACACAGCTCATCACACCTCCTCTGATCAATTAGAGGGGCCCCTCGTGATCCATAGGGCCATTTGCTGCTGGCTGTTGTCTGAACAACAACGATGGTGACGGAGGGTACCCCTTTGACCCAGGACCTGTCAACCCTGAAAAAGACCCAGATCTTTGCCTCCTGCATGGTGCTGTGACTGCTGCGgctgtgactgctgctgctgctgcaggggatgCAGTCCCTCTGCCTGGTGTGGCAATGTATCTGTGTAACAGGCTGCTCTGATGCACCAGCCAAATGGGTTGGGAGTGATATTGtcaaaccacctgcagttttgttgtcagagctctcaggaattcatcaaggttactgagaaaacaacaaGTTCAAAGATAAGAAAGCCTGAGAAAAATGCCTGCAAAAACTCCAAACCCCAGGTAGGAGAACCACAATGTGAGGATGGACACTTGACCAGTTAAGATGTCCTGAAGGATGTGCGCCTGCctcatgaagaagcagcttAGCCAACCCAGAGATGTGTGCCCACGTGGACAGTAGACCTGGAATCTATATCTGGCCTGAAATGTAAACAATTAACGGCTTCTGTCGCAATCATTGATTCAGTTATCCAGTGGCCCATTTCCCCCCTGCAGCCTGGCGCCGGCCAGCACTGCACGGCATGCTGGAGCCATAACACATCAAAATACCAACTGATGCTATGGGCTAACTGAAACTCTGTTAAAATTTAACCTGCgatttataatttttaacagGATTGTCATTGGAAAAATTCAAAGGTGTTCGTGTGGATGTGGTGTTTTCCTACACACTGGTAACATAGCAAGACTGCAATGATTCACTGGGAGTAATTGGCCAAGCCATAAATTTAACGTTTTTTTGCTCAGGTTTAAGACAACCTTTGAACACTATTATTGTTAGTTTTTTGAGACTTATTTACAATTAGTGCATGAAACTCCACTGTTAGCTTTACCAGTTGTTTGGCTTTTATTCCAGTTTCAACAAGGTATTTTATTGTGAAATTTTTGGTATAGCTGTTTAGTCTTTTAggtataattatttttacttgccacatttaaattaaaataaggcTTGATATTAAAGCAGTTTTAATTAATTGATAGACcacaaatataataaataatagcTTCGTTTTTAGAATAATTTGAACCCCCAACTTTGTAGCTGTTAATATGTAAATATCAGTTTTACAAACCCACTAACCTAACCAAGTTACTTGTGTAAATTTATGGCACTAATGTATAACTAAATTCTTATTGTTTTAGCCTTTAGTGTTtatatccctttttttttaggCCAAACTCAAATCttaaaaagctgcagcagtttAATTCCCCTGAAAAATTTATGTTGCTCTGTTTTTTGGTGCAATTGTTTACCTGCCTATTTTTTACCTTGATGTATAAGTATTGTATAACAAATTTAGTAACTTTTTTGTAATTATAGAGtttaaataagtaaatttttgttaagattaatttctgtttaatctTTATAATGTTAACATTATGGGTtttttaagcatattttttgttatgttttagTAAAGTTAAGTTTTAGTAAAGTTGATTTTCAGTTGCGTTAAAATTTATTGGTTTAAATGATAAGACATAATTTTTTGCTATTCAGAAGAATGATATAAAGcctaaatgatttttttgtttaaatctgtttatttaaattacgatatatatatttttgttatagACATAAGAATAAtctttattgttttatttttaataacatggaagaattattaataattttatattattattattattattatttgtaagCTGTTTAATACCCTTTTTTGCTTTATTACTACTTAGCTAAAGATAAATGATAATACTGACTGCTTTACAAACCTTTTTATACTGTAATATAGATATTTATAAGatgtattattttaagaaacttTCCTGATTGCTATTCCTAAAAGACTTTAAAACATATTAGAGAAACTCTACCAGTTAAGGCCTGGGCTGTGGCCAAGTCCTAGCCTTAGCTGGTTGAAAAGTGTGCCATGCCAACAAACCCGAGTATCTTCTGCACCAAAACTGTACTCAAGTCATTTTGACTTGCCAAATTTAGACCCATAATGGATAAACCTCCTTTGGAAGTGAACTTGAAACCTCTACGCAAGGATGATTTTCCAAGCCCTCACTCTAAAATGAAACTTACTAGAAATCGTAGACTCTGGGTTACGGTATAGTATTCAAGGAACTGATATTGCATTGTTTTAAATcaccactttattttttatctattgCTAATTGCATGtatgatttatttcttcttagtGTAAGTTTATTGTTTGTCAcatattgttttgctttttattttgcttttatgttcATAATGAGAGACATGcatattgtttaaaaataaaagaaaagggagtATGGCTCTTTAAGAACatttacattaatattttatattatatatatataatatatataatataaatatataaatataaaatatatttaaataatacattaatACTAAAtagtttaaaagcaaattaaattgaATCAAATCTGATCCCTAGCAGAGTGATACTGCTTTAGACATTGTATGTGCAgaggcaatttttaaaagtgtttatgttaaaaaaaattaattaagtgTACAGTGATAAGGACTAGTTAATTTACTAACCTAGGGAGAAGCTATGCAGTGTGTTTTATCACCAACAGGTCCAAAGTAGTTACCTGCTTGTCTGAAGAAACACTGATTAGGTCCAAGACAATGAagcctaaagaaaaataaattacctaATTGTTAATCAGTCCTCATGACCAAGACAAGAACAAAAGCAGGGCTACTAAGACATGGCTGTGAAGACTTTAATGGCTTGTGTTGCATGAACCTGTCTGACCACTTTCAATTTATTCGTGCTAGCATACAAACCCTCTGAGAAAGTGTAACCAAATTAAGAGTTTTAAATGTCAGTGATTTGCTTAGACACGTGCTTGGGAGATGGGGGCTTACTGGCTGGCTTAAACGTTTAGTTAAAACAGGATAATATGTTTTAGCCATACTGTTACTCATGATAATTTGTTTGCCATGCATTCTACAATGTGTTCAAAGACTGATGGATAAGTCCACAAGAAAGATCTTAACGGTGGAAAGAGAAGGGGGAAATTTAGTAATACATCTTGGAAGCAGAACTCAAAGTACCGCTGAACTCATTACAGAAGTAGATGTGCTGGAGGGCTGCAGGCACTGGCAAGTTgaggcaaggaggaaaaaatttcctcctgaaggaggaaaacatcagagtgtatgtatgtatgcaaAACAGTACAGGCCTGTACAAGTCTGTACTagcccagagctcagcaatATTACTAAGAGACATAGATATTGTTGTTACGTGTGACAGGTATATAAACCAGCAGTGGGTTCAATAAAATCGGCTT contains:
- the LOC136375534 gene encoding erythroblast NAD(P)(+)--arginine ADP-ribosyltransferase-like, which produces MAPLAHTLVLLAMVMATTTNKVKFLGMPQGSSIGNGGGCRHAMTELLPALKHLEFQQNPLFARVWVKAAAEWQRRGAPVTPLPSEQAIALMAYTMKDMYNEFNNAVHMVGRSRQEYRDNFHFKALHFLLTQAVSTLRDAEKGLCMQSFRKVCGVPFKAKLGDTIHFGELVAISINETTRRCPWKQTFFQVYTCQSVKIGLFSHNSLNCEILIPPFETLEVTQVTETEDETVIQLRSTGTSSNDDCVWLPGDTTGDSPVWEQGHPVLGTPIEGMGTGATMTGQRDGDPHIWKRTETALPWEEQGQGQGQSLFQPYGSVSLAPFHLGRLLLATTALAVATRIL